GGGCTTCAGGGCCGAGCGCGTGAAGGTCATGAAGTCGGGATCGCCGGCGGAGAACAGCAGCCGGCCCGAGACGTCGACCACGGCCACCGAGCCGAAGTGGATGTTCTCGAGCGGGTAGCCGGTGTCGGGATAGCCACGCGTGGTGGCGACGAGCGGTACGGGATGCATGGTGTAGCCCGCAAGGTGCGGCAGCGGTTGGGATGGCGCCACTGTAGCGGATTTCGCCGGCCCGCCGTGCACCCATGCGCCGATGCAAAAAATGTATGCATCTGGCGCCGTTCGGCCGGCTTTTTCGACGCTTTATCCCGCTTTTTCCGCGTTCCGGCGGATGCGCGCGGACGCTGGAGGCGGCCCTGCCTAGACTGGTCTCACTCGCCCCACATTGTTCAACACGGCGACATGAAACCACCGATCCCTTGCTCACTCATCGACCAGGAGCCATCATGCGCATCTCTCAGGTTCTCGCCTTCGCCTTCGCCGCTGCCGCCGCCACCTTTTCCGTGTCCGCCTTCGCCGACCCGTCCATCCCGGCCACCCACGCCGCCAACACCGTGCTGGTGCAGGCGTCTCCGCACGCCGCCTACCATCTGTCGCCGGACGAGGCGCGCCACATGGTCGGCACCTTCCAGCTCGACGACGGCCGCACGCTGACCGTGACCAGCCAGCGCAGCAAGGTGTTCGCCGAGTTCGACGGCAAGCGCGAGGAACTGGTGCCGACCGGCGGCAAGCGCTTCGTCAGCCGCGACAGCGGCGCCGAGCTGACCTTCGATCGCGTGCCGTTCGCCGATGAGGTCGTCTTGAATCAAGCTAAGCACTGAATGGACGACACCCTCAAGGGAACCTCGAAAACCGTAGCGAGCGGAAGCCGAGGGCGAGGATCTGTCCGAGCGAGAAACGCAGCCGTACTTACGGTACGGCGAGTATCGCAGGCCGCCTCCGCGACGCGCAGTAGGTTTGCGAGGTTCCCCTCACGAGCCGAACTTACCTGCCTGGTAGTCGCGGATGGCTTGATTGATTTCCTCGCGGGTGTTCATCACGAACGGCCCGTGCGCCACCACCGGCTCGTTGATCGGGAACGCGTGACCCAGCAGCAGCACCGCATCGTGCGCGGCACGCACGCGCAGCTCGTCGCCTTGCGGCTCGAACTCGCACAGGTGCATGGCGCTGACGGTGTCCGGCATCGCCTCGATCACGCCGCGCACCACGTACAGGAACACGTTACGGTCGAGCAGGCCGTCGAGGTACAGCTCGCCGCCGGCCTTCATCTCGACGATCGAGAGGAACACGCCGGTGAGCGACTCGAACGGACCGGTCACGCCGCCGAACTGGCCGGACGAGAGATGCACGCGTACCTTGCCGCCGTCGGCTTCCACCACCGGGATATCGTTGGCCTGCAGGCCGGTGTAGCGCGGCTCGGTCATCTTCAGCGCGGGCGGCAGGTTGACCCAGAGCTGCAGGATCTCGAGCGGGCCGCCGGCCTGCATGAATGATTGCGGCGAGATTTCCGCATGCACCAGGCCGCGTCCGGCGGTCATCCACTGCACGCCGCCCGGGCCGATCACGCTTTCGTGGCCGGCGCTGTCGCGGTGCGCCAGCTCGCCGTCGAGGATGAAGGTGACCGTCTCGAAGCCGCGGTGCGGATGCGGGCCGAAGGGCAGGCCGCGGTTGTGCGGCGGATAGACCTGCGGACCATGGTGGTTCAGGAACAGGAAGGGATCGATCTGTTCGACGTGCGGACCCGGCACCGGCCGTTGCGTGATCAGGTCGCCGATATCGTCACGCATGGCGGGGTGCAGGCGCTGGATGGTCTTGAAGGTCATGCCGGGTTCTCCTTTGATTGTTGGCGATACGATACCCGATTGCGCGTGCGGGCGACGCCGCGTCCGCCTTTGCACGCCTGGGCTTCCCTGCTAGACTCCTTGCGCTCCTGCAGCGGGAGCATGACGAGAACAAAGCACGAGAACCAGGAGACAGGGTATTTCATGAAGAAGAAGTTTTTGCTGGCGGCGACGCTGCTGGCGCTGGCCGCGGGTGCGGGTGCGGGTGCGGGCGCACACGCAAGCGAGGCCGTCGCGGCGGGTGCGGCGGCACCGTCCGCCATCGCGCCGGCGGCGCCGAGCGAGACCGCCATGCGCGCGGCAAAGCACGCGTTGGACACCTACCAGGACGACGTCGTCGACACCCTGGCCAGGCTGGTGAGCTACGACACCGTCGCCGATCCCAAGCTGCCGTGCGAGCGCAATCCGCGCCACGCCGCCTTCAAGGCCGCGCTGAAAGCGGAAGCGGTCCGCCTGGGCCTGGACTTCACGGACTACGGCTGCGTGGCCGTGGTCGGCCTGGGGCAGGCGGTCGAGAACGGGCAAGCCCGGCCGCGCCTCGGCCTGGTGGCGCACGGTGATGTGCAGCCGGTCGACGCGTCCAAGTGGAAGCAGTCGCCGTTCACGCTCGACCGCACCAGCGAACCGGGCCGCCTGCTGGCGCGCGGCGCCGAGGACGACAAGGGGCCGATCGCCGATGCGCTGTACGCGCTGAAGTCGCTCGAGGACTTGCAGCTGCCGCTGAGCAAGCGCATCGAGCTGTACGTCTACATGGCCGAGGAATCGGACTGGGCGCCGCTGGAAGCGTTCGTCAAGGCGCATGCGATGCCGGAGATGAACATCACGCTCGACGCCGAATACCCGGCCGTGGTCGCCGAGAAGGGCTTCGGCATGCTGGCGGTGACCCTGCCCAGGCAAGCCGCGCCGGCGCCCGCGGACGCGCCCTGGATCCGCAGCTTCACGGGCGGCTTCTTCGCGGCCCAGATCCCCGAGGACGCCACGGCCGTCGTCGCCAACGCCAACCCGGCCCTGGAAGCCCAGCTGCGCCAGCGCGCCGCCAGGCAGACGGCGCTGCGCACCACCTTCGCCTGGGACGGGCAAGACCTGAAAATCACGGCCAAGGGCGTCTCGGCGCACTCGTCGAAACCCGAGGACGGCGTCAACGCGATCAGCATGCTGGCCGACGTCCTTGGCGGGCGCACCTGGCCCGACACCACCGCCGGGGCGCTGGTCAACTTCCTCAACGAGATGGTCGGCACCGGCTACTACGGCGAGAAGTTCGGCAACATCGCCTACCGCGACGCCTTCATGGGGCCGATGACCTTCGCGCCGACGGTGATCCACGACCGCGGCGACGACCCCAAGCTGGCGCCCGAGCAGCGCGGCCTCGAGCTCGGCATCAACATCCGCCGCCCGCAGGGCAAGACCACGCAGCAGCTGTCGAACGAGATCAACGCCGCGCTGGCCCAGTGGCAGGGCGCGCACCTGCAGCTGGCCAACGTCCAGACCGAGATCGGCGAACCCTGGGTGCAGCTCGACGCGCCGCAGCTGCCCACGCTGCTCGGCGTGTTCTCGGCCTTTACCGGCATCAAGGACCCGAAGCCGGTCGCGATCGGCGGCGGCACCAACTCGCGCCTGTTCCCGCATGCCGTCAGCTTCGGCCCGTCGATGCCGCACACGGTCTATACCGGCCACACCGAGCACGAATTCATCGCCACCAGACAGCTGTTGCTGAACCTGCAGATGTACACGGCCGTCATGGCCGAGCTCGCCAAGTAATGCCCACCCGCGCCGGCCCTTCGTGCCGGCGCTTTTCCATCTCCGAAGCCATGCCCGATGCTGCGAGCGCACATGGCAAGCCCGGCACGATTTTGAACACTGATCGAATGCGTAGGTCAACTTCGCGCGGGAACAGGGAAAACCTTCCATTCATTATGTAAGCTAAGTCCTACATCAGGCCAGCGCTCATAGGAGAAACAGCCTGGATCGCAGCCCTTTCCCTAGGAGAGAAAGCAGGGCGGGGTAGCGCTAATCGGTAACACCTTCCAAGGCTTATTGAACCCTGGAAAATGTGGTGCATACGGAAATAAAATGTGTCGAAAACGCCATGATAGGATCAACCCCTGACCGCGTTCGCGCTCGTTCGCGCCATTTGCCATCTTACTCAACCATGCACAGCCAAGATCTCGTAAAACCTGACGGACGACAACTCACCCTGTACAGCAACCTGCCGATCCCGGCCGGCATCGTGGCGACCAGCCCATTCGCGGAGCCGCAGAACGCCAATCCGCACCTGCGCTGGCATCCATTGCGCGGCGAGTGGGTGACGTATGCCGCGTTCCGCCAGAACCGCACCTACCAGCCGCCGCCGCAGTACAACCCGCTGGCGGTCACCAAGGACCCCGAACATCCGACCGAGATGCCGGCGGGCGAATACGAGATCGCGGTGTTCGACAACCGCTTCCCGTCGCTGGCGCTGGAGTCGCACGATCCGCCGACGCTGACGGTGCCGACCGCGCCCGCCAACGGCAAATGCGAAGTCGTGGTGTTCACCCAGGATCCGCAGGCATCGCTGGGCCGGCTGCCGCTGTCGCGCATCGAGCTGCTGCTGGAAGTCTGGGGCGACCGCACCACGCGCATCGGCGCCAACCCGAACATCCAGTACGTGCTGCCGTTCGAGAACCGCGGTTCCGAAGTCGGCGTGACGCTGCACCATCCGCACGGCCAGATCTACTGCTATCCGTTCGTGCCGTCGGTGCCGGCGCGCCAGCTGGCGCAGGAACGCGAGTACTACCAGCAGCACGGCTCGAGCATGCTGGTCGACATGGCGCGCGATGAAGCCGCCGACGGCAAGCGCGTGCTGTACCAGGACGAGCATGCGATCGCCTTCGTGCCCGCCTGCGCGCGCTATCCGTACGAGGTGTGGGTCATGCCGACCGCGCCGTGCAAGGATTTCGCCGCCCTGACGCCGCCGATGCGCGAGAGCCTGGCGCGCGCGCTCAAGACGGCGCTGCTCAAGTTCGACACGCTGTGGAACCGGCCTTTCCCTTACCTGATGGCCTGGTACCAGGCGCCGACCGACGGCGAAGCGCATCCGGAAACCCAGCTGCACGCCCAGTTCTATCCGCCGTATCGCACGCGCGACCGCTTGAAGTACCTGGCCGGCACCGAGCTGGCGGCCGGCATGTTCGCGATGGACGTGCTGCCCGAAACCACCGCCTACGAGCTGCAGCAGGTCGAAGTCAACCTGGAGGAAGGTGCATGACAGTGGCGAGCGGCGATCGCGCGGCCGAATCCGCGGCCAAGCTCGGACTGCTGCGCAACGCGCTGCTGCAGGCCGGTGCGGGCGCGATCCGGCTGCGCGGCGCCGACTGGTTTTCCTGGGCCACGGCGGGCGGCGATTGCGCGGTGCGGCTGGCGTCCGACTGCGGCGTCGCCGAACTGCTGGTGACCGCCGACGAAGCCTGTGTCTTGACCGACGAGGTCGAGGCCGAGCGTATCCGCCAGGAAGAAGTCCCGGCCGGCTTCACCTATCACATCGCGCCGTGGGCCGAGGCCGAGCTGCATGACACCTACGCCTTGAACGCGGCCGCAAGCGGCGGCAATGCCGGGATCGTGCTGTCGGACCGCCCGCGCACCGGCGAGCAAGCGCTGCCGCACGGCCTGCGCCTGCGCCGCATGGCCTTGACGCCGGCCGAGCAGGAACGCTACCGCGCGCTGGGCCGCGCGGCCGCCGAGGCGCTGAGCGACGTGCTGCGCGCCGCCAGGCCCGACTGGACCGAAGTGCGCCTTGCCGGCGCCGGCTGCGAGGCGCTGATGCGGCGCGGCATCCAGCCGGCCCAGGTGCTGGCGGCCGGCAGCCGCCGCCTGCACCTGTACCGCCATCCGACCCCGACCTTCGAGCCGATCGGCGACCATGCGATGCTGGTGTTCAGTGCGCGCCGCCACGGCCTGTACGCCAACCTGACGCGCTTCGTGACCTTCCGTCCGTTGAGCCTCGACGAGCGCAACGAGCAGCAGGACCTCCTGCAGGTCGAGGCCACCGCCCTGGACGCTGTGCGCCCGGGGCAGTCGCTGGCCGCGGTCTACCACGCGCTCGACGCGGCCTATCGCCACGCCGACCGGCCGGACGCGATCCGCGCCTACCACCAGGGCGGCATCACCGGCTACGCGGCGCGCGAACTTTCCGCCAGTCCGACCAGCGCGACCGGGCTGGAAGCCGGCATGGCGTTCGCATTCAACCCCAGCTTCGACGGGATCAAGATCGAAGACACCTTCCTGCTCGGCCCCGGCGGTCTTGAAAACCTGACCATCGACCCGAGCTGGCCTACAACAACAATACGAGGCCGTGCGCGGCCGCTTTGGCTGGAGGCGACAACATGACTAGTCCAGAAACCTTTTTCGGCGGCGCCCCCGAGGCGCTGGCATCCGCGCCCGGGCGCGTCAACCTGCTCGGCGAACACACCGACTACAACGACGGCTTCATGCTGCCGGTGGCGACGCCGCAGCGCACCTCGGTTGCGCTGGCGCGTTCGCACGACGACAACCACCATTTCTACTCCGGCACGCTGGATGGCAACGTGACCTTCGCCGCGAAAGGCGGCAGCGCGCCGCAGGGCTTCGGCAGCTACATCGAGGGCTGCATCCGCCTGGTCGAAGCGACGGGCGTCGAGGTGCCGCCGCTGCGCGTGTTCGTCACCACCAACCTGCCGGTCGGCTCGGGCCTGTCGTCGTCGGCGGCGCTCGAAGTGGCGACCCTGCGCGCGCTGCGCCAACTGCTGAACTTCGAACTCGACGACGTCAAGCTGGCGCAGATCGCCCAGCGCGCCGAGATCGACTACGCCCACGTCAACTGCGGCATCATGGACCAGATGGCGTCCAGCCTGTGCGACGAGCGCAGCATGCTGTTCATCGACGCGCGCACGCTCGAGCACCGGCTGGTGCAGATGCCGCCCGATACCGAATTGATCGTGATCGACTCGGGGATGCCGCGCACGCTCGCGGCCAGCAAATACAACGAACGCCGCGCCGAGTGCGAGGAAGCGTCGCGCAAGCTGGGCGTGCAGGCCCTGCGCGACGTGACCGATCCAGCGCTGGTCGAACAGCTGCCCGACGTGCTGCGCCGCCGTGCGCGCCACGT
This genomic stretch from Massilia sp. 9096 harbors:
- a CDS encoding pirin family protein, yielding MTFKTIQRLHPAMRDDIGDLITQRPVPGPHVEQIDPFLFLNHHGPQVYPPHNRGLPFGPHPHRGFETVTFILDGELAHRDSAGHESVIGPGGVQWMTAGRGLVHAEISPQSFMQAGGPLEILQLWVNLPPALKMTEPRYTGLQANDIPVVEADGGKVRVHLSSGQFGGVTGPFESLTGVFLSIVEMKAGGELYLDGLLDRNVFLYVVRGVIEAMPDTVSAMHLCEFEPQGDELRVRAAHDAVLLLGHAFPINEPVVAHGPFVMNTREEINQAIRDYQAGKFGS
- a CDS encoding dipeptidase, whose translation is MKKKFLLAATLLALAAGAGAGAGAHASEAVAAGAAAPSAIAPAAPSETAMRAAKHALDTYQDDVVDTLARLVSYDTVADPKLPCERNPRHAAFKAALKAEAVRLGLDFTDYGCVAVVGLGQAVENGQARPRLGLVAHGDVQPVDASKWKQSPFTLDRTSEPGRLLARGAEDDKGPIADALYALKSLEDLQLPLSKRIELYVYMAEESDWAPLEAFVKAHAMPEMNITLDAEYPAVVAEKGFGMLAVTLPRQAAPAPADAPWIRSFTGGFFAAQIPEDATAVVANANPALEAQLRQRAARQTALRTTFAWDGQDLKITAKGVSAHSSKPEDGVNAISMLADVLGGRTWPDTTAGALVNFLNEMVGTGYYGEKFGNIAYRDAFMGPMTFAPTVIHDRGDDPKLAPEQRGLELGINIRRPQGKTTQQLSNEINAALAQWQGAHLQLANVQTEIGEPWVQLDAPQLPTLLGVFSAFTGIKDPKPVAIGGGTNSRLFPHAVSFGPSMPHTVYTGHTEHEFIATRQLLLNLQMYTAVMAELAK
- a CDS encoding Xaa-Pro peptidase family protein, which gives rise to MTVASGDRAAESAAKLGLLRNALLQAGAGAIRLRGADWFSWATAGGDCAVRLASDCGVAELLVTADEACVLTDEVEAERIRQEEVPAGFTYHIAPWAEAELHDTYALNAAASGGNAGIVLSDRPRTGEQALPHGLRLRRMALTPAEQERYRALGRAAAEALSDVLRAARPDWTEVRLAGAGCEALMRRGIQPAQVLAAGSRRLHLYRHPTPTFEPIGDHAMLVFSARRHGLYANLTRFVTFRPLSLDERNEQQDLLQVEATALDAVRPGQSLAAVYHALDAAYRHADRPDAIRAYHQGGITGYAARELSASPTSATGLEAGMAFAFNPSFDGIKIEDTFLLGPGGLENLTIDPSWPTTTIRGRARPLWLEATT
- the galT gene encoding galactose-1-phosphate uridylyltransferase; this translates as MHSQDLVKPDGRQLTLYSNLPIPAGIVATSPFAEPQNANPHLRWHPLRGEWVTYAAFRQNRTYQPPPQYNPLAVTKDPEHPTEMPAGEYEIAVFDNRFPSLALESHDPPTLTVPTAPANGKCEVVVFTQDPQASLGRLPLSRIELLLEVWGDRTTRIGANPNIQYVLPFENRGSEVGVTLHHPHGQIYCYPFVPSVPARQLAQEREYYQQHGSSMLVDMARDEAADGKRVLYQDEHAIAFVPACARYPYEVWVMPTAPCKDFAALTPPMRESLARALKTALLKFDTLWNRPFPYLMAWYQAPTDGEAHPETQLHAQFYPPYRTRDRLKYLAGTELAAGMFAMDVLPETTAYELQQVEVNLEEGA
- the galK gene encoding galactokinase, which codes for MTSPETFFGGAPEALASAPGRVNLLGEHTDYNDGFMLPVATPQRTSVALARSHDDNHHFYSGTLDGNVTFAAKGGSAPQGFGSYIEGCIRLVEATGVEVPPLRVFVTTNLPVGSGLSSSAALEVATLRALRQLLNFELDDVKLAQIAQRAEIDYAHVNCGIMDQMASSLCDERSMLFIDARTLEHRLVQMPPDTELIVIDSGMPRTLAASKYNERRAECEEASRKLGVQALRDVTDPALVEQLPDVLRRRARHVVLEDLRVLEAAEGVSAERFGELMNASHDSLRDDYEVSIPELDQLVDALRATPGVLGARLTGAGFGGATVALCRAGQASQAAQAALSTYNKNGRQGRILIPVSSQGKENNEPV